Genomic window (Bacillus pumilus):
CCTTTTATTTGATGGAAGCTTTTGTTTCTTGGCACTGAGCCATAGAGTGCTAAGAAAATAGATTTCATCATCATGAACTTGAATGCCAGTTTCTCTTTGAATTCTTGCCATGAAACGAATAGCCGCGAAGCATTCATCTGTTTCCTGTAATGTACGCTTTTCTTCGTTTGAAAGATGTACAGCATGTCCTAGCATCATCCGCTTATAGTAGAAAAAGAGATCCAAAGACAGCTGATCCAGCATGTCATCTGCAAACTCGAGCTTAAGCTCTTGTTCAGATTGTTGGAGGAGATAGTGTAATCTCTTATACGAAATAGGGGCCTTTAACCAAAAAGATGGAAATGCTTTTTCGTTTTTTATCATGGTGCGAATGGTCTGAATATAAGGTTTCAGAGCCAATCGAATCGCTCTTTCTTCTCCTGAAATCAAATAGCCACAGGCTGCCTGGTAGTATAGCGTGAGCTGCTGCTTTGAAAGTGCTTTTTTTAACTGTTTCATATCTTCAAGCAATGTATTTCTGCTCACTTTGGTGAGCTTCATAAAATCCTCTATTTTTAGATATTTCTCACTGCATGCAATGGATAAGAGCAGGATTGCCCTTCTTTCCTTTACACAGGGCTCATAATCGTGACCGACAAGAATGTTGTCAGCTTTTTGAATAATGACTTCTTTTTCATGTGGGTGTAAGTAGTAGCCAAGTTGATCTTTTCGTTGAACGCCGCTAAGCTGATGTGTGTCCAGCCAGCTATTCATGCGTTTGATTTCAGAGTAGACAGTTCGAGTAGAGACATTCAGTCGATTCTGTAAATCTTCAATTGATAAATAAGATGTCGTGTGAATCAGCATTGATAGTAAAGTCGTGCCTCTTTTGGTTAAGTGCAGTTGGAATTCCTCCCTTCTTCTCTTTGGTTATAAGTCTAATCAACTCACATGCGTCAAAGAAGTCCAAATGTTTTCAGCAAATGCTGTGCAGGTTTTTGGGTGGTTCTTTTGTTATAAGAAAAAGCACACCCGTTTGAGTGTGCTTTTAGGCTTGTATACAAAGAGTTCGTGATGGAAAAACTTTGTAATGAGGTCAGATATGTACTGAATAATCTCTTTATTTCTTTTTTGATCCGTCACAATTCTTTTGGCATTCATGATTTGCTCATATGTACAAAATCACCGCAGAACCTAGGCACTTAAGTGCCCAATGCGCTCAGTATCCGCAGATTTTAAACTTAAAAATTTTTTGTTACTTCATGTCCACTGCTTCTTTCATTTCTTCTATTATTTTATTAAGCCACTGTAGAGGATTTAATGAGATCGCTGAAAAGTAGATTTCTGCATTATTTTCGATAAAGCTTTCTTTTTCTTGTATTGTTAAAGTACTATTTAAAAAATCCTGACAATCCTTTATAGTAGACAGCAGACAATCTTTGCTAGCTTCATGAATAAACTTATCTAAGGCTTCTTCTAGTGAATCGATATCCTGATGAAATGCCCCACCTAAAAAATCTTCTAACTCCTCTAAATAATTGTAACTCTCATTCATTGAATCACCCATCATACTATTTATCATAATTATAATCATCAATTAGATCAGTCAAGTTTCAAAACCTTGACTCCGAAAATCTTGTATTGATTTTCAGTGCACATTTTATTTCATTGTTAACTCAGTTGCCACATTAGTAACTCGATTTTTTCTATTAATTCGCCTTTTTGTTTCGTTTCAAATGATGTGACTGGATTTTCCCAATTAAAATCTTCTACTACATCTAAACCATAAACCCCTTCCGGATCTGCTTCCGGATACCATCCGACATCTAGCAATATATTTTTCTTGCTATTCTTGATTTGTAATAAATCTTCAGTGAAATTTAGCCATTTATCATAATCATCTTTATTGAGTAATTCCGGATCTAACTCTGTTAAAGAATTGTAACTAGTTTCCCACCCTGAAGGTATTCTAAGTGGCTGAAGTTTATATTTAGGAAGTTTTTTCTGAATTTTCATTTTAAACACTTACACTCCTTATGATCTTGGTTTAGCCATTTTTAAATACTCTTGTAATCGATTACCTGCT
Coding sequences:
- a CDS encoding contact-dependent growth inhibition system immunity protein — its product is MNESYNYLEELEDFLGGAFHQDIDSLEEALDKFIHEASKDCLLSTIKDCQDFLNSTLTIQEKESFIENNAEIYFSAISLNPLQWLNKIIEEMKEAVDMK